The proteins below come from a single Cannabis sativa cultivar Pink pepper isolate KNU-18-1 chromosome 3, ASM2916894v1, whole genome shotgun sequence genomic window:
- the LOC133036263 gene encoding uncharacterized protein LOC133036263: MLYGRKCRSPLHWDELGENKLLGPDAVQHTNEAIQKIRARMITAQSRQKSYADLKRRDIEFGVGDHVFLRVTPRKGLSVKRFGKRGKLSPRYVGPFQILDRVGSVAYRIALPPSLSGVHNVFHVSQVRKYVSDPSYVLSYETLGLQEDLSYNERPVKILDQKDRILRNKTITLVKVLWKNSVVEEATWELESDMREQYPELFE; this comes from the coding sequence atgttgtatggaagaaaatgcaggTCTCCACTGCATTGGGATGAGTTGGGAGAGAACAAACTCCTAGGGCCAGATGCAGTTCAGCACACCAACGAAGCTATTCAGAAGATCAGGGCTAGAATGATCACAGCTCAGAGCAGACAGAAATCTTACGCAGACCTGAAGCGGAGGGACATTGAGTTCGGAGTGGGTGATCATGTGTTTCTTCGAGTGACACCACGAAAAGGACTCTCAGTAAAGAGATTTGGTAAGAGAGGGAAACTAAGTCCTAGATATGTTGGTCCATTTCAGATATTGGATAGAGTGGGCAGTGTAGCTTATAGAATAGCTTTACCGCCATCTTTATCTGGGGTGcacaatgtatttcatgtatctCAAGTCCGGAAATATGTGTCAGACCCATCGTATGTTTTGAGCTATGAAACACTGGGTTTGCAGGAAGATTTGTCCTACAATGAACGTCCGGTAAAGATTCTTGATCAAAAGGATAGGATTTTGAGAAATAAGACAATTACCTTGGTGAAAGTCCTATGGAAAAACAGCGTGGTTGAGGAAGCTACTTGGGAGCTAGAGTCTGATATGCGAGAACAATATCCAGAATTATTTGagtaa